A stretch of the Aegilops tauschii subsp. strangulata cultivar AL8/78 chromosome 4, Aet v6.0, whole genome shotgun sequence genome encodes the following:
- the LOC109760399 gene encoding uncharacterized protein, with protein MEGSNLPTGNMMQGIPYSGLNVHGNSMQMHSSSSGKQLFNQSQMLGSFAMPINRATAPDNPGFQFGEHEKKDRHHHHQQQQQHSHYSKNSISDEEEHDMTEDVTDTQNDKGKKGSAWHRMKWTGSMVKLLITAASYTGEDPGADQGRRRNIAIVQKKGKWKAISKVMGERGCSVSPQQCEDKFNDLNKRYKRLTDILGRGTACSVVENPALLDSMHHLSDKMKEDARKILNSKHLFYEQMCSYHNNNRVNLPEDLALQHSLQVALRCKEEHDLRRDASADPEEGEQSADSDYEEHDKEHQTVHTNLRDSSMNKRMCHAVDHGDVGFVTSSSNGVSGRFNPHDITLDINNAIPGGANLSFVRKDLTSQQVELQKHRLQAQEQKLEVAKQRLKWERFRMKKDREIERMTLENEQMMLQHKRLELQLRHNELELELKGNANHA; from the coding sequence ATGGAAGGCAGCAACCTACCTACtggaaacatgatgcaaggaatTCCTTATAGTGGTTTGAATGTGCACGGTAACTCCATGCAAATGCATTCTTCAAGCTCAGGAAAACAGCTGTTCAACCAATCTCAGATGCTAGGGAGTTTCGCAATGCCTATCAACAGGGCTACAGCGCCTGATAACCCTGGATTTCAATTTGGAGAACATGAAAAAAAGGatcgccaccaccaccaccagcagcagcagcagcacagtCATTACTCTAAGAACTCCATCAGTGATGAGGAGGAGCACGATATGACCGAGGATGTTACTGATACCCAGAATGACAAAGGCAAGAAGGGTTCAGCATGGCATCGGATGAAGTGGACAGGTTCCATGGTTAAACTTTTGATTACCGCAGCATCCTACACGGGGGAGGATCCTGGGGCGGATCAAGGCAGAAGGAGGAACATTGCAATAGTGCAGAAGAAGGGCAAATGGAAAGCAATATCAAAGGTCATGGGCGAAAGAGGCTGCAGTGTGTCACCACAGCAGTGCGAGGATAAGTTCAATGATCTCAACAAGAGATATAAAAGGCTTACAGATATCCTTGGTCGTGGTACTGCTTGCAGTGTTGTGGAAAATCCAGCTCTTCTTGATAGCATGCATCATCTTTCTGATAAGATGAAAGAAGATGCAAGGAAGATATTGAACTCTAAGCACTTATTCTATGAGCAGATGTGTTCCTATCATAACAACAACCGTGTCAATTTACCTGAAGATCTCGCACTTCAGCACTCACTACAGGTTGCTCTTAGATGTAAAGAGGAGCATGATCTGAGGAGGGATGCAAGTGCAGATCCTGAAGAGGGTGAGCAGAGTGCAGATTCTGATTACGAGGAGCATGACAAAGAGCATCAAACAGTTCATACCAACTTGAGGGATTCTTCCATGAATAAAAGAATGTGTCATGCGGTGGATCATGGTGATGTGGGTTTTGTCACCTCAAGCTCAAACGGTGTTAGTGGGAGGTTCAATCCGCATGACATCACATTGGATATCAACAATGCTATTCCAGGTGGAGCCAACTTGTCTTTTGTGCGGAAGGACTTGACTTCACAACAAGTAGAGCTTCAGAAACATCGCTTGCAGGCCCAAGAACAAAAACTGGAAGTGGCAAAACAACGTCTCAAGTGGGAGAGATTTAGGATGAAGAAGGACAGGGAAATTGAAAGGATGACATTGGAGAATGAACAAATGATGCTTCAGCATAAGCGTTTGGAACTTCAGCTAAGACACAATGAGCTAGAGCTTGAGCTAAAAGGCAATGCAAATCATGCATGA